In Euphorbia lathyris chromosome 10, ddEupLath1.1, whole genome shotgun sequence, the DNA window aagacgacgtaaatcgaaagcgccaagtcgaggacacgaacgaaagcaagaagtaagaaaacctgccgggccgcgacagtgaatctcgaacccgcggccgcgacacgcgtggtatagCTATTTCTACCCTTCGTCCGAAGCTCAACtcaatgctacgtcattcacggccgaggattactatcctcggtaagtgcagaaaatttacaaagagcatttaacacatgctgaaatccaagaaacacgttcgttcaagtggataaagacgtcatttcacaacggacacgactcttaaccaacggatacatcacttcagtcacaacccttcaacatctataaataaagagttgatatggagagaaaggttgttgtttttttatgttatgtaacatgttatgttatgtaatgtaatgtaatattgagagagttagattagtgcagagtttatgtagaaactctgactcaggaaagagtcagagtttagattttatttctgttcaaaacaatatgctgtacacacattgtttactcaataataacaagtttagaagcatttagacattgttccagtttagtttacattttggtgggAGATGAGATTATTCTTCATTCCAAAGATTCGACGAGAAGAATTAGTAAAAGGATCcgcccccgagcctgacaacctcctaaggaaacccaaggaagggactgatcaatccgtgcacttgcggaaatcgctcaacagtatGATATAGACACATGTCATATGCATTTTTATACAACTTTTAGAATtatttgtttgaattttttattcatGTTCCACACATTATTATtaaagaaattaataaaaaatataatatactaataaataatcaattatcaaaatAGTTAAACAGTGTTATATGATCCGCGCAACACGCGAATCTTCGACCAGTGATTTATAATAATCCACCAAATTTTACAACCGAAACAAATTCTCTCTTTACAAACTTGAAGAGGTGTACAAATATTAATTCAAGGAATGAAGATTAGatggtgtttgttttagcttttcggaagagcgtttagcgtttcactccaaaccgcaggaaatatagcgtttggttaggtttatataaccgtaacgtttagcattttctctaaaaactgcaacgttttggagcgttttatgaaaagctcctatttggagcttttcataaatagttgtttgtagttatttgttattgataaaattatccttcttatttccacaaaatatgtttattctttaacatcgtttatatttctacaacataattacccgGAAGAATAAtattttgttgcgttcaataaattttttattttttatatagattattttcattaatttgtgtaacaaattttttattttataataggataaggtgcaaaaatacccctaacatttatagctagaaGCAATTTttcccttaacgtctaaaatagttcaattatacccctaatgttggcggccaaaaaacaattttacccttaaggtctaaaatagtgcaattatacccctaacgttggtagccaaaaaacaattttacccctaacatgaCAAGttaggttaatttgagaaataatttatcaaactgtcttcttggtcattAATATTATCATCGgtgcaccattttatcatcgttagtaacagatcacaaacatatgattagacgtgaatttttttaagaaaaaaatatgtatattgtcttttgtacgagttggacaaaaaaaaatttcaaatatttagccgaattgataaatattaattttcaattttattattaaatcacaaaaaaaaatatgaaaactccTTTTTAAAACTACagatatgtgcaattggtgtagaataagaaataaaatatctatgttttctaataatatctgaaattgaccaacttgccaacgttaaagtaaaaattgctcttagctgccagcgttatgagtaaaattataccattttagtcgttagagtaaaattattcctagttgtaaacgttatgagtattttttttaacattttctcttttataattttatcattgattaatttaaaacatgtccattttagacattttaaatccgaacagcaacagttcaatataattttaccaaacactagtaattaaacagctaataacaaacagctaactgcaatagctaacagcttactgcaactgcaaacagctaacagtaaCCGCAACagttattagctaacagctgaaccaaacaggccctaaatttaacttttaaccctaatttttaaaagaagtgcagatttaaccttaacgtagAAAACCatgcaaatttaactctaacgtttccaagcaagatcaattttagccctacattataaaaaaatagaaaaataactgATTTGACTGACATTTAACCGTCACTTTAGACCTTCCAAATATGAAATATTTAGTGTCttactaataaaattacaaaaaatttttgctaaaaatgttaaaaactaaATCAGCTACATACAAAGtaatcactttttttttattaaactgtCTAAAGTATTTAttgtattattaatatagttacaaaaatgtatgaaactgaTATAACAGTTAAATTAGAATAACATAAAAAAGTAAGGAAAAATTACACATAAATTTATCTTTggaaaattatttacaattatgttaaatcataattttttattatgccaaactagtaaaatcagtacttttaatatacttTAAGgattgtaatttataaattagaagtctagaatatattttctagggtttatgatttatgaattagagtctagaatttttaaattatagtataaaatcataatatatagagaataatgacatattaagaattaagtttggtgatatgatttagttgtaattttttacttaattatgaACCCAAAaagtaacagttttgtaaaaaggaaaaaaaaattccactAAAAAAGTTAACACCGACCCTCCCTACATGTTTTATTATGTCATTCTAGGTATTTCaattgactacaaagagcatgAAAGTCCcataaaagatataaaaaacacaaaagaaataataaaacataTGCTTTTTGGAAATCAAAATCCTTAGAAGAGCAACTGCAGCATATTCATCATTCAGACCTTTTCGAATATTTGGATCAGAAttctttcttttgttgcaaccacataGATCTATTGATCCACGTATAAGATAAATCGTTTCCGtacttgctaaatccgaaaaaccgaaaaagatataaataaaagaatgatTGGGAGCAGATACAATTCAGACATATATATAGAGATctgcaaaatatatatatatatagatatcgtctactaattttaaattttaatactaGAAACAATTATTATCAAATTCTAAAATTAATCAGCAATTAAAATTGGGTTATGTGGCTAAAGATCTCGAATCGTTACAACTAGAGATTAAAGATCTTGAATCGTTACAACTAGAGATCTCAATTAAAATGTGTCTGAACATTAAACATtgcataaaacataaaaaacataaGTTTAAATTCTAGAATTAATCAATATTAAGAGGTTACTGCTAATCATgtggtaattaattataaataaacatCAAGTTCAAAAACAACctaaagggtttttttttttttttttttaacgaaCCTAAAGGATATTTTAAATCCATATTACATaactaaatatatttatatgaaAATTATATTCACAAGAGTTCAACGGAATTCATTAattaggaaaaagaaaaaaaaaggaaaaaaaaaaacctatgaGATCTCGGAGAGGACCGCAGCGCCGGCGCCACCACGCAGAACCAGAAGATCACCTTACCCCGTCCCATCTAACACCCGTAGTCATCATAACCTTGAACTCTTCAAAATCAATCATTCCATCTCCATCGCTGTCGACTCCATTAATCATCTTCTTGCAGTCGGCGATGGAGCAATGCTCGCCGATGCTACCCATTACTTTCTGCAGTTCCTCGGCAGAAATGGATCCGTTTCCATCTATATCATAAACGGAGAAAGCATCCTTCAAATTCTCCAATACCATATCCGTATCAACTCCCTGCGTATTCAACTCAACAAACTCCTGGAAATCAATGAATCCATCGCCGTCAGAATCGAATTCCTTAATCATATTCTGCAGTTCCTCGTCGTTAGCCTGGTGGCCGAGGCTGGACATAATAGAACCGAGTTCGGAAGAGGAGATCTTACCGTCTCCGTTAACATCAAATTTGCTGAAAACTTGTTCCAATTCATCAATCTGAGGTCGGATTTTGAGAGAGTGAGATCTCGATCCACTCAATGGAGGGGCGGCGGTGGGGGATTCATCGGATTTCTTGGATTTCTTTCGGTTGAAAATAGATTTAAAACTCATATTAATTTAAAGTTAAAAAACAGAAAATGAAGAATTTGGTGAGATCACAAGAGGATATGTGGAGATAGAAATGGAAAATGGTTTTTGTAACAGAATATATGCTTGTGTtgtgtttattttatttggatTTTGATGGaaatatttttgaattttgggTTTCTAAATTTGGGGAGAGGAATAGAGAGAGATTAGGGCCTACTCTGACTGGGAGTTCGACTATCCCACTAATCCCGCCGATTATAATTTCGATTTCAGTTTTTAAATTTAAGATTCGAAACCTTTAATTTCTTAAagaaaaactgttttttttttaaataaatatttattatctgtcgaatatttttttttttgtaagatagactaattacaaaaaataaataaatattgaagATAGATTTTTATTACGAAAAAATCTAAGAGGAATTAAATTTGGAGTAATTCTATTAAATGCACAATTGTAGAAGTAAAAGTTACTTTCTCGACGAATGGAGCGTTTGGTATTTGAAGGGGAtagaaataaagataaatattgggataaatataaggataaatGATCGagatatgaataaaaataaaataaaaatgaaataatcatccaatggtgaaaacacaccaagtaacggtactttgtaaaaaacaaagtaactatagCGGACACCTAGTATCCTATATTTAATAGGTAGAATAaggatatggataaaataatatattttcctatattagttttatccaaatttaaatatattacatTGAACTATTTTCATTCATTGATACTACATAATATACCAAAAGTTCAAACATTAAAATTAACTTAAGATTGACATTATCCTATAATCATATTACATGTATTATGTGATATAAATTAAAATCGTCAATATAAATTATTCATCTATGGtaaacataattaaaatttgaaacatTTGTGTAAATTATGttattcaaattaaaatcatcaatataaattattCATCTGTGGtaaacataattaaaatttgaaacatTGGTGTAAATTATGTGATTCAAATTAGGAGCCCTCCAGTCATGGCGATACAGAGGATGGAAGATGGGGCTGAGCCCTAatctataattttaatttttttaggttATAAGTAAAACGACACCGCTTAAGTTAAATAgggtgtttttttattttttttatttttttaggaaaattaCTTAGTTACCCTTCATTTAATTAAAAAGTATGTGtagcaaaaataatttttatcacAACCATTAAACGATTTGTTGCTGCTGTGCGAGGAGGCGAGGAAGAACGCGGGTTGCTACTACTGCCACCGACCGTCGTCGCCGGTGAGGGGAATTCTGTTGTCGTCACCAACGGAAGTTAGGGAAGAGACAGAAGAGagataagtttttaatttaaggtTTTGATTTTAGAGATTTTGATTTTAGGGTTTTGAGTTTagggttttaattttaggatttttgattaaattgaattgataatgtgatagtTAGGGTTTCTATATGAATTGATGATATTTAGGGGTTttagttttaatatttattaaattggtTGAAAATATTGAATTGAATGTGATATTTCGAGGGTTCAATTGAATTTAGGATATTTAGTTTAGGAATTTGAAATTTAATTggtaatatattaaattttagggattaaatttatttggcaatatgttaaatttttgtttttgggatttaattgatgatatttagatgttttgattttaagattcattggattggattgaaattattaaattgaATATGATATTTTGAggtttatttaaatttaaaacttattaaaacttataaacttgttaaaaatttattaaaacttgttaactttttaaaaacttattaaaacTTGTAAACTTATTAACTAAAACTTATTAAAAACttgtaaatttattaaaaatttattaaaactcGTAAACTTATTAACTAAAACTTATTAAAAACTTGTAAACTtattaaaaacttattaaaacTCGTAAACTTATTAACTAAAACTTGTTAACTTTTTAAAAAActtattaattaaaacttattaaaaatttattagttctctattaaattaaaactgattaattctaaactattttatttttttagaaatacaATGCATAGATTTTTTTAAACGAATTGTCAAGATAAAAATGTTGGATCTTCAATAAATACTCTGAATCTAAGTGAGAAGAGACAATGTGTGGAAATATCAGATGATGATATTATTGGTGTTCTTggactaagaaaataaattgCTATGTATTCTTATAATCTTCAAGATGAATTAGGGAGGGGTACATAACAAAAGGCCTTTGTCAACCAAAAGGCCATATGTTTCCTCGatctattttttttgaaatttcaaaGAGTTTTTAAACAAGTTGGTTCGATAATCGGCCATGGTTAGAGTAATGTATCTAAAGATGTTGCTTTTTGTTTATACTGTTATCTATTTGCTAGAGGAAATAAGCATAgggataaaacatttacagaaATTGGTTTTAAAAATTGGAAAAAGGTTTTAGAAAATTGCAGGGATCATGTAGGAGGGCAGGGTAGTAAACATAATGATGCTACAACTAGGGTTACGggatttcaaaatcaaaagacTAAATATTGATTATCTGTTGTAAAAATCAAAGGAAAGAGGTGAGGTTGCTTAGCAAACTCGTGTCACAGCAGTTGTGAAAAGTGATTCGATTACTTTTAAGGCAAGATTTGTCTTTTTGTGGACATGATGAATACC includes these proteins:
- the LOC136209041 gene encoding probable calcium-binding protein CML25; translated protein: MSFKSIFNRKKSKKSDESPTAAPPLSGSRSHSLKIRPQIDELEQVFSKFDVNGDGKISSSELGSIMSSLGHQANDEELQNMIKEFDSDGDGFIDFQEFVELNTQGVDTDMVLENLKDAFSVYDIDGNGSISAEELQKVMGSIGEHCSIADCKKMINGVDSDGDGMIDFEEFKVMMTTGVRWDGVR